atactgatttgcctggtaacagcccaaatgttttattattctaaataactgattcctttaattaaaaacaactagtttgagattaatagacctatcccaggggtcaaactcagttcctggagggccgtagccctgcagagtttagttctaaccctgctccagcacacatatcatgtagttttcaaataaacctaaatgattagattagctggatcaggtgtgtttaattatggttatatctaaactgtgcaggactgtggccctccaggaactgagtttgacactcttggcctgtcccatttcgactccctcccactgttaaaatgtaactaagtaatttttactctgagtaaagtttaaatgagctactttttacttttacttgagtagatttttagactggtacttttacttgtacttaagtaaaatttcattaatgtaatggtacttttacttgagtagaatatttttgtactctttccacctctgccaccAACCAGTAATGCCACACTCCCAGACAAACTGAACATCTTTTATTCTCACTTCGATCATTGAAACATATAATCACACAACAAAGCTGAGCTTCCAGCTAACAACCTGCTGCTCACACTCTCCACCAGTGACGTGTGCTCCACCCTGAGCAGGGCGCACACATAAAAAGCGTCTGGCCCTGATGGCATTTCTGACCGAGTGCTCAGGGCCTGTGCAGAAGAGCAGGCTGGAGTATTAACTAACATCTTCAACCTCTCCCTGGCCCTAACCATTGTCCCTACCTGCCGCTCTTTCTGTCACGCCAATCATAGCAAAATGTTTCAAGGGCTGGTACTCTCCTATCTGAAAACATGCCTGCCCCCCAAACTGTACCCATTTCAGTTCATCTACAAACCCAACAGTTCAATTGAAAATGCCATTGCCTCAGCTCTCCACACTGTCCTAAATCACCTGGATAAAAGTATTACTTAGTCAGAATAGTATTCATCGATTTCAACTCTGCTTTTAATAATGTGATTCCAACTAAGATGATCTCAAAACTAACTGACGTTGGCATCAGCCCCTCTCTCTACAGCTGGACCTTGGACTTTCTCACGAACAAACCCCCTCTGTTAGGATCTCCTCTATCCTCACATTGAACGCTggtgtaccacagggctgtgttctTAACTCAGTTCTCTATTTCCTTTTCACCCATGACTGCATACATTACATGACTCTAACTCCATAaacaagtttgcagatgacacctcGGTGTTAGGCATGATCAACAGCGACAATGAAACTGCCTTCAGGGAGGAGGTTCAGCACCTGTCAGTGTGGTGTGACGACAATAATCCCGCACTCAACACCCAGAAGACCAAGGAACTGATTGTGGACCCCAAGCGGACTAGGAaagaccacacacacatacacactcatctACATCGATCGAGCCTAAGTAGAGCATGTGACTAATTTAAAATTCTTACGTGTCCATTTCTCTGAGGATCTTTGACCTCAACACCTCCACTCTGATCAAAAAGGTACAATTGCACCTTTTCTTCCTTAGGAAGCTAAAGAAAGCTCACCTGTCCCCCCACATCCTGCTAAACTTTTATCAATGCACAGTTGAAAGCAACATAACAAACTGCATCACAAAAGTGGGGTATGGGAAATGCACTGTCTCTATCAGACCTCTATCAGAGACACTTACCTCAAAACGCTGCATTATCAAAGATACTTCTCAACCCAGCCATTCTCCCATCTGGGAGACGTTATAGGAGTCTTCGCTGTCACACCAGCAGACTCGGGAAGAGTTTCTTCCATTTTGCTGTCAGCAACATAATAGTGCATCATCTGTTATAAATGTTGCACATTCCTTTGTACATTCTACCTCATGATGACTATTGCATTGATATAGTCACTGACCCTGTTTATATATTATCAAATACCTCATTCTGAATAATGCACCTTCTGTTTGTACTTCTCATTTGCAGCCTTTTGTACTGTATTCACATTGCACTAGATTAACGTAGATTTAGATTGCACCTTGTACTGCATTTCATAGATAACTGCATTGAGCTGGTCTCTGCACCTGTCCCTCATTAAAGTTGAGGAATAAAAgaagcattatttttattttttaaagatggcAATAAACACAATAAGTGCCTTTTATACAAGGATTAACAGGAACTTCTCATATTTACGTCATATTTGTCTTTGACCTTGTACTTGTACATtgcataatgataaaaaaaagtttaatctattctaataaaaacaaaaaaaaatgtaattgtgactttatctaaccattttaattttttattttctcagaattttatatttcaagaatttaatatttaaaaattctgaGAAGCGgtctgaactgtgagatataaactcaaaattttaagggggaaaaaaagtctgaattgggAAATAAAAAGCTtccataaataaatgtttgagaATAGTATAAAgttatttactttatataaagTTATTACTATAAATTGCACACTGTAACCCAGTTGATAATATAACATTCTctacaaaattataataatactattattacaCAGTTTCATccatatattttattacaaattattccacAAGTAGCCATGAAAGGTAATTTCCTGAATggcataaacacatttttttatttatatttacaatgaTAGTTAAATACAGGAGACATATTTTAGGATTTGTCCTCCCAGAATACAAAATCACTGTTTTAAACAAATCGCTGAGCGATGGCTAACAGTTTGGAATATTCCCCTTCCATTTTGCGCAGATGTGTTGGTATAGGAGCTTTTATTCTTGTTCCTGTGGGGTTTCCGTTCTCTTCAATCAAAACCACGTTATTTGAGTCGAAGCGTGGGGTCATTCGAGCTCCAGGCATCTTGTGACCCACTATGAGAGCTTTTTTCTTCTGTCCTTTAATGGCCAGTAAGACTCTGTCTCCCACTTTACCGATTCCATTCTTGGTGTATACGTGAATGACTTTTGGTGGACGGTGGTGATGGGCATTTCCAAGAGCACTGTTGTCGACCACCCTCACACGTGTTAACTTCTGAATAGCTGCCACAGCTGATGACACACTAAAGAGATGATAATATATGAGATTTGTGGAGAACATGTGAGATCATTACAAGGGCTAAATGACAAGGCAACACTTAAAAAAACAGGTTTAAATGAATGATTTTAGATTTGTTTTCTTAATCATTAATGTATCAGGTGCTGAGATGAAGGTATGGATATATTGTTCACCTGAAAGCCCTTTGCTCTATCAATTtgggcaaaatcactctggacaaCGACAGAGCCATCCTGACCTGAcattaaaaacaagacaaaattaaaagtaatgatatatatatatatatatatatatatgaattaacgTTTTCTCTAATAATAAAGAGTATACAATGGACAGTTCTCGTGTTATTTCACTGCTTCGGGTTATCGGTGAAAGCAAGCAATAGAAGCAGGTAATCTCTTTACATTGGTCAAAATGTTCTTGAAAAGTGGTATGAAGTAGTGTAAATAAATAACGTTATTAAATACCTGCTCAGATCATTCAAACCACACCAATGTCATGCACACATCTGCGTCCTAAAAAAAAGCGTCGTTTGCTCTTTTTCTTGTATTGATTAAATGGCATTGAACTGAGCTCATTCGCGCCACCTGCAGTGCTGGAGGATACACACTGTTCAgaacttaataattttttttattatttacataattattatttacacacacCCCAAAAAATaggaatacatttaaataaaattttatttgttttatcaaGTCATgcgtttctttatttatttctattttgtttatttatttgctttctgCAGGCTTGGGTCTCCATCCATAAGATCAGTGTATATAACAGCTGTGAACCTTGATATCACTGGAGCAAGCTTACTGAAAACATATATAGATGCATATAGAGCAacgagacatttaaaaaaatggtttaattaaattattatttcaaaaataatttgtcGAAGTATACAAAACTAAAAGATCAGGCTTGTAAGTGACAAGTTTAAGTAAATGCTATGAGTAAGCAAAAGTTCTATATGTCCAGAAATCAAAATCAGTTCATGATCTATATGCATAATCTATGATACCATAAATATAGaaatttacattaaatcattagaatttgtttttaaaaggttaaaaaacGAAGTAAAAATGTACTGTACTGAAAATATAACTTCAACTGAAAGTAGAATtgcttatttataattttaatcatTCACATAAACAATGTAGGCCTAtcatattattcattcatttattcattcgttcaCATTCTCATGTCTGTTTCTGCCAATATTTTGGAATCAACAGCTAGAGGTCATTATTGGACTATAAATGCAATACAGAACACTGAATTCTgtggtggtttaaaaaaaatagaaattatcATTATTACATATCCTTGAAAATGTGTTCTCCCAAAGTAAAATTAGATATTAAAAGTACCTCAACGAGGATTACACATCCACAATGTGTCACTGATAACCAGTGTGGAGTTCATAAACTGCAATATGTCTAGTGTAAACTTGTTAGGGATATTGTTAGTTTGGGGTAAAGATTAGGACTGGTTAGATGAAAAATTAGTTAGTTCAAGGTAGGCTTAATGATTATTGTTGGTAATAAGGTGAACTGGTAAGATGTAGGGTGGGGACTTGTTATTATTATCGAATAACAAGTAATTAGCTAGGAGTAATTAACAATATTACAAATAGACATATGCAGTCTGAATAGCTTTCTGTTTAGGTGGTCTAGGAGTTAGCTGGAGGTCTAGGCGTGTTTCAAGGCCACGCCTCTTTTCCAACATCCGGGGGTTTAATGCGCGAAGCTGTCTATGGAAAAAACACCTCAGACTCTCAGGAACGAACACTATTTGTCGGCATTTCCTGCCAGATTTGCGatcttttgttaaataaattaaactgataCTAGCGGTTGGGTGCTGCTTTTAGTCCTCTTGTGTCTTAACACGAACAGCTTTCTCGGGAAGGTTTGAGGTGACGGACGGTGTCAGTTTGTGTCCGTCACGCAGGCACGCGCTCGCTCAAACAGCCTCGCGCACGTGCCGCGCGCTCGATTTGGTTTGCGGGTACGCGCCCGGCCGGGTCCCAGTCTGTCAGAACCGACCCGAGTCTCGAGCGGAATAGTGACGAACAGAAACGGTAAGAAACTGGCATTTACGGAAGCCAACTGTCATGAAAGTCCAGTCAggtcactaaactgcagtgtgtgAATTAACGGCAAGAGACTTGAGTGACATTTACACACTTTATGTCTTTGAGGGCAAGCTAGCAAGCTAACCGCTAACTAGACTCataaatatagaattttacttagcacatttatattttataataattatatatatatatatatatctttatgtgGTGGATACTTAATTCTGTTTACTGAAATGCActtgttatttatgtattttctggAAAATAAAGTGTTTAAGTTAGTCTGTCACGCAGCTGAATGAGTGTTGGTTTAACGTTATATTTAGCGCCTCAGCAGGAACATCAATATAACTAACTAACGtagttatagatttttatttatagttttatttacatttatatttaaatttaattacgaCATCCTGACACATTCAACAAGGGTTTATATACATCATAAGACAATAAGACATGAGACATGATATAGTACGCCCAAAGCTTTGGTAAAACTAACGTACTCTTATTTAGGTATCATTTGTTTATATACATAATGTGGTTGTTAAATGTCATTGTATTAATTAGCTGCCAAAAGAGCACATAAGAACAGATGGGGCTGGCTTTATTTAAAATTCAATCTAAACTCATTAGTCTTCCGTGCCAGTGATATTTGTCTGCTTTGTCACGTTATATATTGAGGTTCGGTTGTGTGTCTGGTGTTAGTTAATCAGCTCTGAGTCCAGACACACATGACTAAAGCCTctatttgtgagtgtgtgagatagtgtgagAGGCCAGGCTTATCTAACCTACGTTATCTAGCCTACATTGCAAATGTTTAATGAAATAACACACTAAGATGCTGAGTTGACTCTAATAGACCTGCATAGGGAAAGAtcatttttttctcttctgtATGTCTTTTCTGTGTGCTGTTAGATTGCTTATTGTCTCAGCAAATGGGTCATTAAGGATATATTTTACACAAATAGACCACCTTTGGGAAACAAGACCATAAACATCTAATTCGGTGTTTTCTACATGCACCGTGAAGTTGCTGTTGACATGGGGACGCCAGGATCAGGACGAAAACGGGCCCCAGTTAAAGACCGTTTCTCAGCCGAGGATGATGCTCTGAGCAGCATCGCCAGAGAGGTAAGAGCTATACACCTTTGATCCCTGTTTATCCCATTCGTGTCATTTTGTGGCTTATGGTTACCTGTGACCACAATAAAGGAAGCATTCACCCAGAGAACAAgcaaattaaaagacaaaatagTCTTTATTTTGTGAGAAACTGaccaaaattctgtcattatttgcttGAACTTATGCCCTTCACTGTAGCTTACAAATCTCATTTGCAGTTCTACATGCATGTCTTGTTATATGACACAAGTAGCAATTGCTTTTACTCTCATTGATGTCAAAACTCTTTTGAGTTTGACTGCCATTCTGTATactttctccttttgttttccatAGCAAAAAAACTCATATTGATTAATTGAGCACCTGGGACATTACAAAGCAACAtgacttgcacacacacacatacatactagtGATGCGTGGGTCGGGGTTTTTTCcaataatttttcaaataattatgatataatttggcccgccccgcaaataaagtacaaTTTCTTGACCCACCCtgtgcatcggggacatcacgaaagttacgttgctacttagaccttcgtatcgtaaccttatcaatataggctataggaaactgcactatgatggttcgttcgtgaacaaatcttttaggtgaatgaatcattctcgtttacgtaatccactgaccatagacagtaaaagactaatttctcgttcaatgaagttcctcccacagcagcgcgcgagcgcggcgctattagcagcgcatgtgcAGTTTGtaaacagctctgtgaactgtttcattctgtcaaaaagagttactcaagatgtgacggagcatgtgacttgttgaatgtaggGAACAAATACGATCTTCTtgtaggtgaaagagttgaatgaactgatacatctcgttcgtgaatgaaatgaatgagagtatacagggtcagtcggccaagcatgtaaatctcgatcagcaatcaacAGATACAACGcgcagttattggtgcacatacgcttattttcatatttggaatacagaacataactccacgtttaatccccgataaaaccttgtgctttgttaatctgaacaatttatttagactatttatttaatgcgatcatgcacacgaCACgtataaagccaaatcagtttttgtcacaagtaaatacattCGTTGacttaatgtcaatgtcaatgtcacctttatttatatagcgctttaaacaaaatacattgcgtcaaagcaactgaacaacattcattaggaaaacagtgtcaataatgcaaaaatgagagttaaaggcagttcatcattggattcagtgatgtcatctctgttcagttaaatagtgtctgtgcatttatttgcaatcaagtcaacgatatcgctgtagatgaagtgtccccaactaagcaagccagaggcgacagcggcaaggaaccgaaactccatcggtgacagaatggagaaaaaaaaccttgggagaaaccaggctcagttggggggccagttctcctctgaccagacgaaaccagtagttcaattccagactgcagcaaagtcagattgtgcagaagaatcatctgtttcctggaGTCTTGtccttaagacataacacataatggcgtatttgtgtaatatgaagaaatggtcactgaacgaatcaatgaataaatcattttggtgaggatctgtgtttgtgtgtgtgtgtgtgtgtgtgtgtgtgtgtgtgtgtgtgtacagtacagaccaaaagtttggacacaccttctcattcaaagagttttctttattttcatgactatgaaaattgtagattcacactgaaggcatcaaaactatgaattaacacatgtggaattatatatggaattatatacataacaaaaaagtgtgaaacatctgaaaatgtcatattctaggttcttcaaagtagccaccttttgctttgattactgctttgcacactcttggcattctcttgatgagcttcaagaggtagtcacctgaaatggtcttccaacagtcttgaaggagttccccgagagatgcttagcacttgttggcccttttgccttctgtctgcggtccagctcacccctaaaccatcttgattgggttcaggtccggtgactgtggaggccaggtcatctggcgcagcaccgcatcactctccttcttggtcaaatagcccttgatgccttcagtgtgactctacaattctcattgtcatgaaaataaagaaaactctttgaatgagaaggtgtgtccaaacatttggtctgaactgtatatatatgtatgtataatttattatacaaaaCCCTATACATGTTGTCAAATAAACATGCAGTGATGCTACATAATTAAGTTCCACAAACCTTATGTAAACAAAACTCAGTATGTGATATATTATTCAGTATGTGTTATATTATCTTCCAGTAATACGTCTTAAGATTATGAAGATAttgaaatgcttagttttatgatcaaggTCTGTAGTTTGTGATTATGGGGCCAAAACtgcaatacaaatacaatacagTGATGATTGAGAGATGTTCAAATAAACACTTCTCAAAAGCATCATATTTGAtgcttacatttacatgtatttataaaataatgaagGAAATTGCATCAGTCCCAATATCATGAAACAGACCAGTAAGTGTTTATCTTGAAATGCTActaacaatattaaagttatcTACATTTACCTTGTAAAAATCATAACTATCTATAACTATCATTCAGATGGCAGAAGGTGTATAGATGCAAAATTGTCATAATGTTGGTAATTTGGCGGCCTTAGAAATTCATGTATCAAAGATGATACCATAGGCTTAATGGGGTTAAAGGTGAATGTCTGCTATGTATCTAATCTCTGCATCTAAGTCTGAATAGTTTGGTTCTGCATTATATAGTTGGTCAGTCCCCCTCATAGACCTGTTGTGATGTGTTATGTTGACGTTCAGGTTCTGCCAGTTGGAGCTGCAGCTGATGAAATTTGACTCACAGCTTGAGCAGGGAGCAGCCAGTATGGACTTGTCTTAGATTTTTCCGCAGCACACATGGTTGAGGCCATCAGTCTTACAAGCCGAAAACTCTTGACTACTATCAGTGCTGTGCTCTGGGACTCTTTGAGCTGAAATTAACTTGTATGACCCAAATTTATAATTACAGAGCACTCATGTGACCAATGGGATGACCTTGTCTCTAAGCCAAATATCATGAATGAGAGATATCTGCattagagctgcacgattaatcgttaaaagatcgcgatctcgattcagacaccctctcgatctcatttctaaatgacaTTTATTGTTACTGTGATACAGCATTAGCTACAGCACAGCACATTGTCAGCTTGTTAATTACAGTACTGGtccttaaaatttaaaaacaaacagagcAAATCTAGATTATCTAGTCAACCTCACTAATCAATTAATAGTCAGTCTATTAATCAACTAATCAATCAATAGTCATAGTTTTTTGGCAGTTTCCTTTAGTGCTGTGGAAATTAATGATTTCATCTTTAAAGGCACcattaaataaaaatggatgATTGTTAATTTTAATGGAATATTgcagtttattttataaataatttatctttGCACACCAttatatctttaaaatattttcaagttCCCCTCCCTATCAAATCAACTTCTCTGATGATTTGCACCTCATTTTTTTCCTTGTTCGAAAAGCAGTTTAATATGTGAAAATAAGGAAGACCAGATGATTGCAATTTCCATTTTGTGCTCACTTTAAAACAGGGATTTGATATAAATAACAGGACTTTTCTGCTATGGTTTAGTAATGTAAAGCAAGTggtttctgaaatatatatatactttttttctagTCAACTGTTTGTTCGGTCCGTAACATGAAGGAAATGAAAGACAGTCGTTTCCATCTGATACTGTCACTGAAAAAGTGAAATCATGCAGTAATATGTCCTGAATATGGACCATATAAGGATGTTTTAAAATAGGAAATGGTAAAATCTAAAGCTACAGGGTGCGAGTTGTCCTGCAGAAGTGAAACTGCAGCCAAATTGAGgatgtttgttaaatatttaaagatgATTTATTCTTGTACTGAGATAGGTCTGTATCTTCTCCTGAGCACTGCTGGAGTTCATGTACTTCTCAATCCAATGAGTCAGTCAAACTTTTTTAAGGTTAAGAGAAGCTGAATTACATGCTGGTCCATTGCATTAGGACATAAGCTATTAGATCTACAGTATTTAGAAGTGCAGGATCACTCCACCCACCCAGTCCAAAGATTCTCTATCACAGTCTACCTACAGCACACATAAAACTTTGCTCGTTTCATTGAACCTGCCTTTGGATCCACCTATTTTGTGCCTGCTGCAGAGGAAACTGCCTAATGGTTAGCAGAAGTCTGTTAACTGAAAGCTTGCCATTTGATTTGTCTGTGCATGGTCCAGGTTACTGTGGGTGAATTTGAGCCACGCAACCCACGTTGAGGTCACTTATGTTACTGGCCAGTCTTGTCACTTTCAGAGGCCAGTGATTTGCATAGTCCATTAGCCACAAAGCAACAGCATGAGATACTCTTCTAATCTTGGAGTATCTAGGGCAAGGTGTGATATTTCTTTAGCTATTTCTGCCTTGCACAGCTGTCTAAGGTTTAATGTATGGTTGAAATAGGTCAACATACTGTAGTACTTTTATGCCAGGTGTAATATTCAAAGTGCACACCTACTTTATGCAATTCAGAAATACTTGtgcatgcaatatttttttatatctttatttatttatttttgagtacATTTGTAGTACTTAAGTTCATAATCCATTGGATCAGTTCAGTGTTATGTAATGTCACTATTACTTAATGCACATAAACTGCCTCACATTGTTTACTGGAGATGTCCACATGCTGATTTACATATTCTACTAAAATGAAGGCCTTGctgattaatattaattttgcaaAGTTTCAATGGCCTAACTTCTTGGCCAAAAGACAGTAAACCTAAATATAATCACACATCACTGAAAGTATCATAACCTAAATATAATCATACCTCACTGATTATATCCTATCGTCCCACAATAGGAAAATGAGTACAAATATGAACCCATactcaaaaatatctttataacaacaataataataataattactctgTCAAACAAATAAATTGCACTAGGTTATTACtctgtttaaattattattattgcacagtTTCACAATAGCTATTTCCccaaattgtaattattataattgcaCAATTTAAGAATCAATATTTCATAACTGGCAGTTTGTGAGTCTTTTCATGCAGTTTGCCTGCAGTCCACAAAGACAAGCCAAGTAGAACAACATATTTTCttgccattttattattatttttaaacagtcTTTTGTCATATGCAAGTGGTGCAAAGCTTAGACTGTAGAGTCTTAGGGTGCTTTCAcgctagcacttttggtgcgcacctgTGTTCGATTGACATCAGAGTTTGGTACGTTGATGATGTGAACGCTATCTTCTGAACTCTTCTGAACTTAAAAGGTGTGGCCTGGGGTACGATTCAAGTGAACTCCGGTACGGTTTGCTGCTGATATGAATGCAATCATACCATATTGCGTAAGTGAACTGCTATTAatggtgtattattattattgtttgtgtgtgtgtttcactcactttcctgaggAGTGTGACTGACACACTGCAAGCAGACAGCTGTATATCTCATTTCTGTTCACCTTCTGCATTCTTCAGAGCATTTGcagtacattcgtaagacagaTGTAAGTGCCATTATGTACTGAAGGTTTGGAAACAAACCCAATGGTTCAAAAACATGACGATAAAAGAGTAATAAtaacaatgcaatgcattttgcCATCACCTCCTGTGCCGTTGTTACTAAGCAATGGGGTAAAAAGCTGCTGGTTTATGACGCAAACAACCAGCAGTTTGTACACAAATGAATTAATATGAATGCAATCAAACTCTGGATGGGCCAGTCAGTCAAACCCAATCTGAAAGCACCCTTAGACCAGTATGcccttaaatatataattgtataattataattgtatGCTGTATTGAGTAGGTGATGAACGACAAGCCAACTACTCTTTGAATAATGAACCAGTGCAAATATAGACACTTTGCATTTTATTGTGAACTGCAATAACACAGTTGCAAACATTTCCATATTGACTTTGATAAGCTTAGGCTGTGTCATCTCATTAGACTGTTCGTCTATGGAGCTCATGCTCTGCAGAATACAGTAATACTGTCTCTCTAATAAATGAACGTCTATGTTGGAGGTTGTGAAGTAAGTGTGTCTCCCCCCGCTCAGATTTCCTGTTGCAGTCTCATGACGGAGGCTCTGCTGGTCTATAGATAGAGCTGGAGACACTGGGCTCAGCTGAGCTGCTCTGGTGAGCAGGTCAAACTTTCAGACAGCACAACAGGTGCTGAACAcaggaatcacacacacacacacacacacacacacacacacagagcacaccCTCTCTAACCTCACCATATGTGTAAAGATTTGCATAAGCCTTGTTTAAATGTTTGCTGTCAGGTGGCTGCATACTTTGCAAAGTCACTTTCAGATCTGTCAAGGCATATTTGTATTGAAatgtaatacaattatttattgtgTAGGGTATTAGGAAAAGTAAGCAAGTCATATTGCACGTGTGTCACATGAGGATTGTGATAGTCAGGAATCATCCAGCATTTGTTTACCTGGAGTGTGAGTCTGGTGAACTGTGTGTGTTGGTCTTAAATTAGACACTACTGCTTAAtcatgtttgttgttttttcaccTAGTTAGAGATCAGCCATACTTGCAGTAGATGTTAATCAAACCACCCCCATTTCTTCAGCTTCACCCCCTATATTATTAAACCCCACCCTCCAAAAACATGTCAGCCAACCTGAGGTCAGCAAacccacacatttaaaaaaaactgaaaaccgTGGGCTGCTTTTCTGCAGAGCCTAGTGTTGTCACAGAGACAGGTGTAGTTTCCCAGGACACCCTTTTCAGTGTTTTGTGTCAGGACTCTTGAATGCCTTCTTACAAGCCATTAAAGGTTTTTCTAAACGGTTCAGTGAAGTTTAAGAGGGATGTCTTCCCAGTCATGGTTTCTCTCTTCTTATATCATGTCCACCCATGTATTATGaagtttttgctttttcaattgtGGTTACATGGAAA
Above is a genomic segment from Carassius carassius chromosome 30, fCarCar2.1, whole genome shotgun sequence containing:
- the LOC132110447 gene encoding large ribosomal subunit protein uL14m-like — its product is MALSLSRVILPKLIEQRAFSVSSAVAAIQKLTRVRVVDNSALGNAHHHRPPKVIHVYTKNGIGKVGDRVLLAIKGQKKKALIVGHKMPGARMTPRFDSNNVVLIEENGNPTGTRIKAPIPTHLRKMEGEYSKLLAIAQRFV